In Tepidimonas taiwanensis, the following are encoded in one genomic region:
- a CDS encoding sodium-dependent bicarbonate transport family permease has protein sequence MLAAIDPVVGFFVLGLVAGLLGSDLKLSSGLYDTLTIYLLIAIGLKGGFELASRDVTSLILPTAVIVVASAVTPMVAYQILLRLGRLPHADAASISAHYGSVSVVTFAVGASYLGRQGLDYDGFMSVFLVFLEFPALIVGVLLAKGLKADANWRRLAHEVLTGKAIVLLLGALLIGWIWGREGGKALVPFFEGLFKGFLALFLLGMGVTTAARFGDLRRVGLFLVGFGILMPIVSAAGGVLVGWLLGLSVGNTHLLAVLYASASYIAAPAAMRIAIPEANPALSMGASLGVTFPFNVVAGVPLYLAMTQTFYRMMA, from the coding sequence GTGCTTGCCGCCATCGATCCGGTCGTCGGCTTCTTCGTATTGGGCCTGGTGGCAGGCCTGCTGGGGTCGGATCTGAAACTCTCCAGCGGCCTGTACGACACGCTGACGATTTATTTGCTGATTGCGATCGGACTCAAAGGTGGGTTCGAACTGGCCAGCCGGGATGTCACCTCGTTGATCCTGCCGACCGCCGTCATCGTGGTGGCCAGTGCGGTCACGCCGATGGTGGCGTACCAGATCTTGCTGCGGCTGGGGCGTTTGCCCCACGCCGACGCGGCGTCGATTTCGGCGCACTACGGTTCGGTATCGGTGGTGACGTTTGCGGTCGGGGCCTCCTACCTGGGACGGCAGGGCCTGGATTACGACGGCTTCATGTCGGTCTTTCTGGTGTTTTTGGAGTTTCCCGCGCTGATCGTGGGCGTACTGTTGGCCAAGGGCTTGAAAGCCGATGCCAACTGGCGGCGCCTGGCACACGAGGTTCTGACGGGCAAAGCCATCGTGCTACTGCTCGGCGCTTTGCTCATCGGCTGGATCTGGGGACGCGAGGGGGGAAAGGCCCTGGTGCCGTTCTTCGAAGGCCTTTTCAAGGGCTTTCTGGCCCTGTTTCTGCTCGGCATGGGTGTGACCACCGCTGCCCGCTTCGGGGATCTGCGCCGGGTCGGCTTGTTTCTGGTGGGGTTTGGTATCCTGATGCCCATCGTCTCTGCGGCGGGCGGTGTGCTCGTGGGCTGGCTGCTGGGGCTGTCGGTTGGCAATACGCACTTGCTGGCGGTGCTGTACGCGAGCGCGTCATACATCGCCGCACCCGCGGCGATGCGTATTGCGATACCCGAAGCCAACCCCGCGCTGTCGATGGGCGCGTCGTTGGGCGTGACGTTTCCGTTCAACGTGGTCGCTGGTGTCCCGCTGTATCTGGCGATGACCCAAACCTTCTACCGGATGATGGCATGA
- a CDS encoding MFS transporter, which translates to MPPSTPKADRRAWSTLIVSTWAFTVCFMVWMMFGVIGIPLKKELGLNATQFGLLTATPVLTGSLVRVPLGIWTDKYGGRIVLTILMAVTVPAIWLMAYATEFWHFLVIGLFVGLAGGSFSVGTPYVARWFPKHQQGMAMGIFGAGNSGAAVNKFVAPALVVAFGWAMVPQVYAAVMLGTVILFWLFSHHDPAHLVPSNTRFVDQLKALKDPTVLKYCQYYSIVFGGYVALSLWMVQYYVGEFGLDIRVAALLAACFSLPGGVLRAIGGWLSDKYGAHNVTWWVMWVSWICLFLLSYPQTDFTIQTINGPQTFHIGLNVYLFTILMFVLGIAWAFGKASVFKYISDEYPKNIGTVSGIVGLAGGLGGFILPIMFGALLDITGIRSSAFMLMYGVVWVSLIWMYLTEVRRHEVLKREPVSAEA; encoded by the coding sequence ATGCCCCCTTCGACCCCGAAAGCGGATCGGCGCGCCTGGTCGACGCTGATCGTTAGCACATGGGCCTTCACCGTGTGCTTCATGGTGTGGATGATGTTTGGCGTGATCGGCATCCCGCTCAAAAAGGAGCTGGGCCTCAACGCCACGCAGTTCGGGCTGCTGACCGCCACACCGGTTCTCACCGGCTCCTTGGTCCGGGTGCCGCTGGGCATTTGGACAGACAAGTACGGCGGCCGCATCGTGCTGACCATCCTGATGGCCGTGACCGTTCCAGCGATCTGGTTGATGGCCTACGCCACCGAGTTCTGGCACTTCTTGGTCATCGGCTTGTTCGTCGGTCTCGCGGGCGGGTCGTTTTCGGTGGGCACGCCCTACGTCGCGCGCTGGTTCCCAAAACACCAGCAAGGCATGGCGATGGGCATCTTCGGCGCCGGTAACTCAGGCGCCGCGGTCAACAAGTTCGTCGCGCCGGCGCTCGTCGTGGCCTTTGGCTGGGCCATGGTACCGCAGGTATACGCCGCGGTCATGCTCGGCACGGTGATCCTGTTTTGGCTGTTCAGCCATCACGATCCGGCACATCTCGTCCCCAGTAACACCCGCTTCGTGGACCAGCTCAAGGCATTGAAAGACCCCACGGTGCTCAAGTACTGCCAGTACTACAGCATCGTCTTCGGCGGCTATGTCGCGCTGAGCCTGTGGATGGTGCAGTACTACGTGGGTGAGTTCGGGCTGGACATCCGGGTTGCAGCACTGCTGGCCGCGTGCTTCTCGCTCCCGGGCGGCGTGCTGCGCGCCATCGGCGGGTGGCTCTCCGACAAATATGGCGCGCACAACGTCACCTGGTGGGTGATGTGGGTGAGCTGGATCTGCCTGTTCCTGCTGAGCTATCCGCAAACCGACTTCACCATCCAGACCATCAACGGGCCGCAGACCTTCCACATCGGGCTCAACGTGTACCTGTTCACCATCCTGATGTTCGTGCTCGGTATTGCCTGGGCGTTTGGCAAGGCCAGCGTCTTCAAGTACATCTCCGACGAATACCCGAAGAACATCGGTACCGTGTCGGGCATCGTCGGACTGGCCGGCGGATTGGGTGGTTTCATCCTGCCCATCATGTTTGGCGCGCTGCTGGACATCACCGGTATCCGCTCCAGCGCCTTCATGCTGATGTACGGCGTGGTGTGGGTCTCACTGATCTGGATGTACCTGACCGAAGTGCGCCGCCACGAGGTGCTCAAGCGCGAGCCGGTCAGCGCGGAGGCCTGA
- a CDS encoding MFS transporter, with amino-acid sequence MPTPSVTSRGPSAPDGTWLERWEPENDAFWRNGGASLAWRTLTITTLCLTMAFMSWFLVSALVVRLPQIGFKFSPTELFWLAAMPGLAGGTLRLVHMFLTPMVGTRHVVSLSTLSLLLPLVGWFYVVQDISTPYWVLMVLAFLAGLGGGNFSSFMPSTSLFFPKRLQGTALAIQAGIGNFGVSIVQFVTPWVISFPLLAGATWMGTSQTMVKGGVTSQVWLQNAPAVMIPLVAVFGITAWLLLKSVPVKANFAEQFDIFRSRHTWSMTSLYIMTFGAFSGLSATFPLLIKQIYGQFPGAPDPLAWAFWGPLVGSASRVVAGPLSDKLGGARVTHWAGLGMLGAALWVTTLTQPSGLESFPMFVAGMLTLFFFAGVGNASTFKQMPMLFPPRQAGGVIGFTAAIAAYGPFLFGMLFAWSFAQFKAATPVFWGLAAFFAFNVALNWWMYARRGAANPC; translated from the coding sequence ATGCCCACCCCCTCGGTCACTTCGCGTGGCCCTTCGGCACCCGATGGCACCTGGCTCGAACGCTGGGAGCCGGAAAACGACGCGTTCTGGCGCAACGGCGGAGCCAGCCTGGCGTGGCGCACCCTGACCATCACCACCCTGTGTCTGACCATGGCGTTCATGTCGTGGTTTCTGGTGTCGGCATTGGTCGTGCGCTTGCCCCAGATCGGCTTCAAGTTCAGCCCCACGGAGCTGTTCTGGCTGGCGGCGATGCCCGGATTGGCTGGCGGCACGCTTCGTCTCGTCCACATGTTCCTGACGCCCATGGTGGGCACGCGCCACGTGGTCAGTCTCTCGACCCTGTCGCTGTTGTTGCCACTGGTGGGGTGGTTCTACGTCGTACAGGACATCAGTACCCCGTACTGGGTGCTGATGGTGCTGGCCTTCCTGGCCGGGCTGGGCGGTGGCAATTTCTCGTCCTTCATGCCGTCGACGAGCCTGTTCTTCCCCAAGCGGCTGCAGGGCACGGCGCTGGCCATTCAGGCGGGTATCGGCAACTTCGGGGTGTCGATCGTGCAGTTCGTCACGCCGTGGGTGATCAGCTTTCCGCTGCTGGCGGGCGCGACCTGGATGGGGACCAGCCAGACGATGGTCAAGGGGGGCGTGACGAGCCAGGTGTGGCTGCAAAACGCGCCGGCGGTGATGATTCCGCTGGTGGCGGTGTTCGGCATCACCGCGTGGTTGCTGCTGAAGTCGGTGCCGGTCAAGGCCAATTTCGCCGAGCAGTTCGACATCTTCCGCTCGCGCCACACGTGGTCGATGACGTCGCTCTACATCATGACCTTCGGCGCGTTCTCCGGTCTGTCGGCGACGTTTCCGCTGCTCATCAAGCAAATCTACGGTCAATTCCCCGGTGCACCCGACCCGCTCGCCTGGGCGTTCTGGGGGCCGCTGGTGGGGTCGGCATCGCGCGTCGTGGCCGGCCCGCTGTCGGACAAGCTGGGTGGCGCACGGGTGACGCATTGGGCGGGGCTGGGCATGCTGGGTGCTGCGCTGTGGGTGACCACGCTGACGCAGCCGTCGGGCTTGGAGAGCTTCCCGATGTTCGTCGCGGGGATGCTGACGCTGTTCTTCTTCGCTGGGGTCGGCAACGCGTCCACCTTCAAGCAAATGCCGATGCTGTTCCCGCCGCGCCAGGCCGGCGGCGTGATCGGGTTTACCGCGGCGATCGCGGCATACGGTCCCTTCCTTTTCGGGATGCTGTTCGCGTGGTCGTTCGCCCAGTTCAAGGCCGCCACACCGGTGTTCTGGGGGTTGGCCGCGTTCTTCGCCTTCAACGTCGCGCTGAACTGGTGGATGTACGCCCGTCGCGGTGCCGCCAATCCCTGCTGA
- a CDS encoding nitrate reductase subunit alpha: MSHFLDRLTHFALPKEPFADGHGVTTAEDRTWERAYRDRWAHDKIVRSTHGVNCTGSCSWKIYVKGGIVTWETQQTDYPRTRPDLPNHEPRGCARGASYSWYLYSANRLKYPMVRGALLKHWRAALSVAKSPVDAWATLVENADARREWQSQRGLGGFVRSTWEEVNQLIAAANVYTIKRYGPDRIVGFSPIPAMSMVSYAAGTRYLSLIGGVCMSFYDWYCDLPPASPMIWGEQTDVPESADWYNSTFLIAWGSNVPQTRTPDAHFFTEVRYKGAKTVAITPDYAEISKLCDLWLHPKQGTDAALAMAMGHVILREFHVERRSAYFDDYVRRYTDMPLLVMLEEQTLPDGRRALVPARYLRASDFNGKLGQDNNPEWKTVAFDEEDKVVLPNGSIGFRWGPEGRSDLGKWNLEAKEAIHGRGVRLKLSVMEGDEPEYEVGHVAFPYFGGVHNPHFPSNAQGGDVLLRTVPMRRVKLGKAGEERYALVATVFDLTAAHYGVPRGLPGDTGAASYDADVPYTPAWQERITGVPREQAITVARQFADNADKTHGKSMVIIGAAMNHWYHSDMNYRGIINMLMMCGCIGQSGGGWAHYVGQEKLRPQSGWTPLAFALDWVRPPRHQNSTSFFYVHTNQWRYERLGVDEVLSPLADRQQWQGTFIDYNVRSARMGWLPANPQLQTNPLEVAREAAAKGVDPKDHVVQGLRSGTLRMAWEDPDHPDNWPRNLFVWRSNLLGSSGKGHEYFLKHLLGTTHGVQGEELSDESARPREVVWRDKAPEGKLDLLVTLDFRMSTTCLYSDIVLPTASWYEKNDLNTSDMHPFIHPLSAAVDPVWESRSDWEIFKGFAKAFSEVARGHLGVEKEVVLLPLLHDTPAELAQPFEVRDWKRGECELIPGKTAPQIMVVERDYPNTYARFAALGPLMDKLGNGGKGLAWGTQEEVRQLAELNGEVLADGPTKGRPRIESDIDACEVVLQLAPETNGHVAVKAWESLSKVTGRDHTHLALHREDEKIRYRDIQAQPRKIISSPIWSGLESEKVSYNAGYTNVHELIPWRTLTGRQQFYLDHPWMTAFGENFSSYRPPVDLKAVDELIQRKPNGNPEILLNFITPHQKWGIHSTYSDNLLMLTLNRGGPVIWISEEDAKKAGIADNDWVELFNVNGAIAARAVVSQRVMPGMTLMYHAQEKIINTPGSEITGTRGGIHNSVTRVVVKPTHMIGGYAQFSYGFNYYGTIGTNRDEFVIVRKMRRVDWLDGERRDTVQA, translated from the coding sequence ATGAGTCACTTTCTGGACCGACTGACGCACTTCGCGCTGCCGAAAGAGCCGTTCGCCGATGGCCATGGCGTGACGACGGCGGAAGACCGCACATGGGAGCGCGCCTACCGCGACCGCTGGGCGCACGACAAGATCGTGCGCAGCACGCACGGGGTCAACTGCACGGGTTCCTGCTCGTGGAAGATCTACGTCAAGGGCGGCATCGTGACGTGGGAGACGCAGCAGACGGACTACCCGCGCACGCGCCCCGACCTGCCCAACCACGAGCCGCGTGGCTGCGCACGTGGCGCCAGCTACAGCTGGTACCTCTACAGCGCCAACCGCCTGAAATACCCGATGGTGCGCGGCGCGCTGCTCAAGCACTGGCGCGCGGCGCTGTCGGTGGCCAAGAGCCCGGTGGATGCGTGGGCCACGCTGGTCGAAAACGCCGACGCACGCCGCGAATGGCAAAGCCAGCGCGGACTCGGAGGCTTCGTGCGCAGCACGTGGGAAGAGGTCAACCAGCTCATCGCCGCGGCCAACGTCTATACGATCAAGCGCTACGGGCCGGATCGCATCGTCGGCTTTTCGCCGATCCCGGCGATGTCCATGGTCAGCTATGCCGCGGGCACGCGCTACCTGTCGCTGATCGGTGGCGTGTGCATGAGCTTCTATGACTGGTACTGCGACCTGCCGCCTGCCAGCCCGATGATCTGGGGTGAGCAAACCGACGTCCCGGAGAGTGCCGACTGGTACAACTCCACTTTCCTGATTGCGTGGGGCTCCAACGTTCCGCAGACGCGCACGCCAGATGCGCACTTCTTCACGGAGGTGCGTTACAAGGGCGCCAAGACGGTAGCGATCACACCCGACTACGCCGAAATCTCCAAGCTGTGCGATCTGTGGCTGCATCCGAAGCAGGGCACGGACGCGGCGTTGGCGATGGCGATGGGGCATGTCATCCTGCGCGAGTTTCACGTCGAGCGGCGCAGCGCCTACTTCGACGACTATGTGCGCCGCTACACCGACATGCCGTTGCTCGTGATGCTGGAGGAGCAGACGCTGCCGGATGGCCGACGGGCGCTGGTTCCGGCGCGTTACCTGCGCGCCAGCGACTTCAACGGCAAGCTCGGCCAGGACAACAACCCCGAGTGGAAGACGGTCGCCTTCGACGAGGAAGACAAGGTTGTGCTGCCCAACGGTTCGATTGGCTTCCGCTGGGGGCCGGAGGGGCGCAGCGACCTGGGCAAGTGGAATCTGGAAGCCAAGGAGGCGATCCACGGCCGTGGCGTGCGCCTCAAACTCAGCGTGATGGAGGGCGACGAACCCGAGTACGAAGTCGGCCACGTGGCTTTCCCATACTTCGGCGGGGTGCACAACCCGCACTTCCCCTCCAATGCCCAAGGCGGTGACGTGCTGCTGCGCACGGTGCCGATGCGCCGTGTCAAGCTCGGCAAGGCGGGCGAGGAGCGCTACGCCCTCGTGGCCACGGTGTTCGACCTCACGGCGGCGCACTATGGTGTGCCGCGTGGGCTGCCGGGCGACACCGGGGCCGCGTCGTACGACGCCGATGTGCCCTACACCCCCGCGTGGCAGGAACGCATCACCGGGGTGCCGCGCGAGCAGGCCATCACGGTGGCGCGCCAGTTCGCCGACAACGCCGACAAGACGCACGGCAAGTCGATGGTCATCATCGGCGCGGCGATGAACCACTGGTACCACAGCGACATGAACTACCGCGGCATCATCAACATGCTGATGATGTGCGGCTGCATCGGCCAAAGCGGTGGCGGTTGGGCGCACTACGTGGGCCAGGAAAAGCTGCGGCCGCAGTCGGGATGGACGCCGCTGGCCTTTGCGCTGGACTGGGTGCGTCCGCCGCGCCACCAGAACAGCACCAGCTTTTTCTACGTGCACACCAACCAGTGGCGTTACGAGCGGTTGGGCGTGGACGAGGTGCTGTCGCCGCTGGCCGACCGCCAGCAGTGGCAAGGCACCTTCATCGACTACAACGTGCGCTCGGCCCGCATGGGCTGGCTGCCAGCCAACCCGCAGTTGCAGACCAACCCGCTGGAGGTGGCGCGCGAGGCTGCTGCCAAGGGCGTGGATCCGAAGGACCACGTGGTGCAGGGGTTGCGTTCCGGCACGCTGCGCATGGCGTGGGAGGACCCGGATCACCCGGACAACTGGCCGCGCAACCTGTTCGTGTGGCGCTCCAACCTGTTGGGCTCCAGCGGCAAGGGGCACGAATATTTCCTCAAGCACCTGCTGGGCACCACCCACGGCGTGCAGGGCGAGGAGTTGTCCGACGAGTCTGCGCGCCCGCGCGAGGTGGTCTGGCGTGACAAGGCGCCGGAGGGCAAGCTGGACCTGCTGGTGACGCTGGACTTCCGCATGAGCACGACGTGCCTCTACTCGGACATCGTGCTGCCGACGGCGAGCTGGTACGAGAAGAACGACCTCAACACCAGCGACATGCACCCCTTCATCCACCCGCTGTCGGCGGCGGTCGATCCGGTGTGGGAAAGCCGCAGCGACTGGGAGATCTTCAAGGGCTTCGCCAAGGCGTTCAGCGAGGTGGCGCGCGGTCACCTGGGGGTCGAGAAGGAGGTGGTGCTGCTGCCCCTGCTGCACGACACCCCGGCGGAACTGGCCCAACCCTTCGAGGTGCGCGACTGGAAACGTGGCGAGTGTGAGCTGATCCCGGGCAAAACCGCACCCCAGATCATGGTGGTCGAGCGCGACTACCCCAACACCTATGCGCGCTTTGCGGCGCTCGGGCCCCTGATGGACAAGCTGGGCAACGGCGGCAAAGGTCTCGCATGGGGCACGCAGGAGGAGGTGCGCCAGCTCGCCGAACTCAACGGCGAGGTGCTGGCCGACGGGCCGACCAAGGGTCGTCCGCGCATCGAGAGCGACATCGACGCCTGCGAGGTGGTGTTGCAGCTCGCGCCCGAGACCAATGGTCATGTGGCGGTCAAGGCGTGGGAGTCGCTCTCCAAGGTCACGGGGCGCGACCACACGCACCTGGCGCTGCACCGCGAGGACGAAAAAATCCGCTACCGCGATATCCAGGCGCAGCCACGCAAGATCATCAGTTCGCCGATCTGGTCGGGCCTGGAGAGCGAGAAGGTCTCATACAACGCCGGCTATACCAACGTGCACGAGCTCATCCCATGGCGCACCCTGACCGGTCGTCAGCAGTTCTACCTGGATCACCCGTGGATGACGGCGTTCGGTGAAAACTTCAGCAGCTACCGTCCGCCGGTGGATCTCAAGGCCGTGGATGAGCTGATCCAGCGCAAGCCCAACGGCAACCCCGAGATCCTGCTTAACTTCATCACCCCGCACCAGAAGTGGGGCATCCACAGCACCTACAGCGACAACCTGTTGATGCTCACGCTCAACCGCGGCGGTCCGGTGATCTGGATTTCCGAGGAGGATGCCAAGAAGGCCGGCATTGCCGACAACGACTGGGTGGAACTCTTCAACGTCAACGGGGCGATCGCGGCGCGCGCCGTCGTCAGCCAGCGGGTCATGCCGGGCATGACGCTGATGTACCACGCGCAGGAAAAGATCATCAACACCCCGGGTTCGGAGATCACGGGCACGCGTGGCGGCATCCACAACTCCGTGACGCGCGTGGTCGTCAAACCCACGCACATGATCGGCGGCTACGCCCAGTTCAGCTACGGCTTCAACTACTACGGGACGATTGGTACCAACCGCGACGAGTTCGTCATCGTGCGCAAGATGCGCCGCGTCGACTGGCTCGACGGGGAGCGCCGCGACACCGTGCAAGCCTGA
- the narH gene encoding nitrate reductase subunit beta has translation MKVRAQIAMVLNLDKCIGCHTCSVTCKNVWTNRPGMEYAWFNNVENKPGIGYPKEWENQDRWNGGWRRRADGSIEPRQGGKWSLLMKIFSNPNLPQIDDYYEPFTFDYEHLHNAPSSKAAPTARPRSLITGERMDKIEWGPNWEEILGGEFAKRSKDANLSTFDQVQKDMLGQFENTFLMYLPRLCEHCLNPACVASCPSGSIYKREEDGIVLIDQDKCRGWRMCVSGCPYKKIYYNWQSGKAEKCVFCYPRIEAGQPTVCSETCVGRIRYLGVMLYDADRIAEAASVENERDLYHAQLDIFLNPNDPKVIAQARADGVPEAWLEAARKSPVYKMAIDWKVALPLHPEYRTLPMVWYVPPLSPISAAANAGQIGVNGELPDVEQLRIPVQYLANLLTAGDTKPVVRALRRMLAMRAYQRAKHVEGVENRAVLAQADLTAAQVEDMYRIMAIANYEDRFVIPSTHREYAEDAFDLRGGCGFSFGNGCSEGQTGTSLFGSKRARTIPIKVET, from the coding sequence ATGAAAGTGCGCGCCCAAATCGCGATGGTGCTCAACCTCGACAAGTGCATCGGCTGCCACACCTGCTCGGTGACGTGCAAGAACGTGTGGACCAACCGGCCGGGCATGGAGTACGCGTGGTTCAACAACGTCGAAAACAAACCGGGCATCGGTTACCCCAAGGAGTGGGAGAACCAGGATCGCTGGAACGGCGGCTGGCGTCGCCGGGCCGACGGTTCGATCGAGCCGCGGCAAGGCGGCAAGTGGTCCCTGTTGATGAAGATCTTCAGCAACCCCAACCTGCCGCAGATCGACGACTACTACGAGCCCTTCACCTTCGACTACGAGCACCTGCACAACGCCCCGTCGTCCAAGGCGGCACCCACCGCGCGTCCGCGCAGCCTCATCACCGGCGAGCGCATGGACAAGATCGAGTGGGGGCCGAACTGGGAGGAAATCCTGGGCGGCGAATTCGCCAAGCGCAGCAAGGACGCCAACCTCAGCACCTTCGACCAGGTGCAAAAGGACATGCTCGGCCAGTTCGAGAACACGTTCCTGATGTACCTGCCGCGCCTGTGCGAGCACTGCCTCAACCCGGCGTGTGTGGCGTCGTGTCCCTCGGGCAGCATCTACAAGCGCGAGGAGGATGGCATCGTCCTGATCGACCAGGACAAGTGCCGCGGCTGGCGCATGTGCGTGTCGGGGTGCCCGTACAAGAAGATCTACTACAACTGGCAAAGCGGCAAGGCCGAGAAGTGCGTCTTCTGCTATCCGCGTATCGAAGCGGGTCAGCCGACGGTGTGCTCGGAGACCTGCGTCGGCCGTATCCGCTACCTCGGCGTGATGCTCTACGACGCCGACCGCATCGCCGAGGCGGCCAGCGTCGAGAACGAGCGTGACCTCTATCACGCGCAGCTCGACATCTTCCTGAATCCGAACGATCCGAAGGTGATTGCGCAGGCGCGTGCCGATGGCGTGCCCGAGGCGTGGCTGGAGGCAGCCCGCAAGAGCCCTGTGTACAAGATGGCCATCGACTGGAAGGTGGCGCTACCGTTGCACCCCGAGTACCGCACGCTGCCGATGGTGTGGTACGTGCCGCCCCTGTCGCCGATTTCGGCGGCGGCGAATGCGGGACAGATCGGGGTCAACGGCGAACTGCCCGATGTCGAACAACTGCGCATTCCGGTGCAGTATCTGGCCAACCTGCTGACCGCTGGCGATACCAAGCCCGTGGTGCGGGCGCTGCGCCGCATGTTGGCGATGCGCGCCTATCAGCGTGCCAAGCACGTCGAGGGCGTCGAGAACCGCGCCGTTCTGGCGCAGGCGGATCTCACCGCTGCGCAGGTGGAGGACATGTACCGCATCATGGCCATCGCCAACTACGAGGATCGCTTCGTCATCCCGAGCACGCACCGCGAGTATGCGGAGGACGCGTTCGATCTGCGTGGCGGCTGCGGCTTCTCGTTTGGCAATGGCTGCTCGGAGGGGCAGACCGGCACCAGCCTGTTTGGCAGCAAGCGCGCACGCACCATCCCCATCAAGGTCGAGACCTGA
- the narJ gene encoding nitrate reductase molybdenum cofactor assembly chaperone: MRSSRLTYTLRALAFLLRYPDAKVRALAPQALQALADEGAVPRERLQRLQALVADWQRRDGYAVEAEYVDTFDRGRSTSLHLFEHVHGDSRDRGPAMIDLLQTYEAAGLQLRSQELPDHLPVLLEFASTQPPAVARSLVAEVAHIVNAIIGALQRRRSAYAEVLAALLEACGQRVEPAEPAEEPALDASWEEPEAFGNCPSTAVRGHEQPVQFVRRRDPAAAGVA, from the coding sequence ATGCGTTCTTCACGTTTGACCTACACGCTGCGTGCCTTGGCGTTCCTGCTGCGCTATCCCGATGCCAAGGTGCGCGCACTGGCGCCACAGGCGTTGCAAGCACTCGCCGACGAAGGGGCCGTGCCGCGTGAGCGCTTGCAGCGCCTGCAAGCGCTGGTGGCCGACTGGCAGCGGCGCGATGGCTACGCGGTGGAGGCGGAATACGTCGACACCTTCGACCGGGGCCGCAGCACCTCGCTGCACCTGTTCGAGCACGTGCACGGCGACTCACGCGACCGTGGCCCCGCCATGATCGACCTGCTGCAGACCTACGAGGCTGCCGGGCTGCAGCTGCGCAGCCAGGAGCTGCCGGACCACTTGCCGGTGCTGCTGGAGTTTGCCTCCACCCAGCCGCCGGCGGTGGCGCGTTCGCTGGTGGCCGAGGTGGCGCACATCGTCAACGCGATCATCGGTGCGCTGCAGCGGCGCCGTAGCGCCTACGCGGAGGTGCTCGCGGCGCTGCTCGAGGCGTGCGGCCAGCGCGTCGAGCCCGCCGAGCCGGCGGAGGAGCCCGCGCTGGATGCGAGCTGGGAGGAGCCCGAGGCATTCGGCAACTGTCCCAGCACGGCCGTGCGGGGCCATGAACAGCCGGTCCAGTTCGTTCGCCGCCGCGACCCGGCCGCGGCGGGCGTCGCTTGA
- the narI gene encoding respiratory nitrate reductase subunit gamma: MNALNTFFFSYYPYICLAVFLLGSLLRFDRDQYTWKSDSSQLLRAGQLRLGSNLFHIGILFLFFGHAVGMLTPHFVYEPFISAGAKQVLAMVSGGVFGLLGFIGVSLLLHRRLSDPRIRATSRTSDILLLWLLWVQFALGLATIPFSAEHLDGSVMLVLAEWAQRIVTFRPGTAELMADIGWVFKIHMVLGMTIFLIFPFTRLVHVWSGFASVAYLWRPYQVVRSRRLGATGER; encoded by the coding sequence ATGAATGCGCTCAACACCTTCTTCTTCAGCTACTACCCCTACATCTGTCTGGCGGTGTTCCTGCTGGGCAGCCTGCTGCGTTTCGACCGCGATCAGTACACGTGGAAGAGCGACTCGTCGCAGCTGCTGCGCGCGGGGCAACTGCGTCTGGGCAGCAATCTGTTTCACATCGGCATCCTGTTCCTGTTTTTCGGGCACGCGGTCGGTATGCTGACCCCGCACTTCGTCTACGAACCCTTCATCAGCGCCGGCGCCAAGCAGGTGCTGGCGATGGTGTCGGGCGGGGTGTTCGGGTTGCTGGGCTTTATCGGCGTGTCGCTGCTGCTGCACCGCCGCCTGTCCGATCCGCGTATCCGCGCCACCTCGCGCACCAGCGACATCCTGCTGCTGTGGTTGCTGTGGGTGCAGTTCGCGCTCGGGTTGGCGACGATACCCTTCTCTGCCGAGCACTTGGACGGAAGCGTGATGCTGGTGCTGGCCGAGTGGGCGCAGCGTATCGTCACCTTCCGTCCTGGCACGGCGGAATTGATGGCCGACATCGGGTGGGTGTTCAAAATCCACATGGTGCTCGGGATGACGATCTTCCTGATCTTCCCGTTCACGCGCCTGGTGCATGTGTGGAGTGGCTTCGCCTCGGTGGCGTACCTCTGGCGCCCGTACCAGGTCGTGCGCAGCCGCCGACTCGGCGCAACCGGGGAGCGCTGA